A genomic region of Corticium candelabrum chromosome 6, ooCorCand1.1, whole genome shotgun sequence contains the following coding sequences:
- the LOC134180720 gene encoding tigger transposable element-derived protein 6-like codes for MPKDKQRRVLTLKERLDVLRRVGGGRSCRAVATELKVGKTQIQNIIKEKESLLKQWAEGGNSQRKYTKPRRSPFDELDVVVWEWFVRARAKNIPVSGRILQERAKQYSVELGYDSFTASNGWLQRWQKRHNVKMAVLSGEGADVDENVVSDWKERLETICEGYELGNIFNADETGLFFRALPTRSLVHAAKDEQAKGGKKAKERVSVLLACSATGEKLRPLVIGRSAKPRCFKGLASTACLPVDYRSNRRAWMTSKLFEEWLDKLNQSMQQQGRSILLLVDNCSAHPDVHRSNVKLVFLPPNTTSKLQPCDAGIIQAVKLVYRKKLLRRVISLMDDAASATEICKAVNVLDAIMWLKCAWDAVSNVTIQKCFSKCGFPVTPGTLSDNRGENDETESTDEELVSLLPGIDIGWDEYAECDNELPTCETIEDGWEVNLIADLREEEQDEEDGDLEDEDDDEQASDDNGTANRNVISEESAALALRHLRDFSVAQGNAYLLDLVCKSQSVVDRILVAKRLKAKQTKITSFFLLTDHQLDAGGLQVKARMVWVCMKKYLEKKRHHKAAYKSEVDGYAEEDNRRPKKFDLATQPINPSK; via the exons ATGCCTAAGGATAAACAACGTAGGGTTCTCACCCTTAAAGAAAGATTAGATGTTCTTCGCCGAGTTGGAGGAGGGAGGTCGTGCCGGGCTGTCGCTACGGAGCTAAAAGTTGGTAAAACCCAGATTCAGAACATTATCAAGGAAAAAGAGAGCTTACTCAAACAATGGGCCGAAGGAGGTAACTCTCAAAGGAAGTACACAAAGCCTAGGCGTTCTCCGTTTGACGAACTTGATGTTGTCGTGTGGGAATGGTTTGTAAGGGCTCGTGCTAAAAACATTCCCGTAAGCGGGCGCATACTTCAGGAGCGAGCAAAGCAATATTCTGTAGAATTAGGCTACGACTCTTTTACCGCGTCTAACGGATGGCTGCAAAGATGGCAGAAGCGACATAACGTCAAAATGGCAGTCCTGTCCGGGGAAGGCGCGGACGTCGATGAAAACGTAGTTTCCGACTGGAAGGAAAGACTGGAAACAATATGTGAGGGATACGAATTAGGCAACATCTTCAACGCTGATGAAACTGGACTTTTCTTCCGAGCTCTGCCTACTCGATCATTAGTTCACGCCGCGAAAGATGAACAAGCGAAAGGCGGGAAAAAGGCAAAAGAGCGAGTGTCAGTTCTCCTTGCGTGTTCCGCCACTGGGGAGAAACTCAGGCCTCTTGTCATTGGTCGAAGCGCAAAGCCGCGGTGCTTTAAAGGACTTGCCAGCACAGCATGTCTTCCTGTGGATTACCGCAGCAATAGACGAGCGTGGATGACGAGCAAACTCTTTGAAGAATGGCTAGATAAGCTGAATCAGAGTATGCAACAACAAGGTCGTTCCATTTTGCTTCTTGTTGACAACTGCAGCGCGCACCCTGATGTTCATCGCTCCAACGTCAAATTGGTTTTTCTCCCGCCAAACACCACTTCCAAGTTGCAACCATGCGACGCGGGCATAATTCAGGCAGTGAAATTAGTGTATCGAAAGAAGTTGCTCCGTCGGGTTATAAGTCTCATGGACGATGCTGCTTCTGCAACAGAAATATGCAAGGCTGTAAACGTTCTTGACGCCATAATGTGGCTCAAGTGTGCCTGGGATGCCGTGAGCAACGTCACAATTCAAAAATGCTTTTCGAAGTGTGGTTTCCCTGTTACTCCAGGGACGCTTTCTGACAATCGTGGCGAAAATGACGAAACTGAATCCACTGATGAAGAATTGGTGTCTCTCCTTCCTGGAATTGACATCGGATGGGACGAATACGCAGAATGCGACAACGAGCTTCCTACATGCGAAACGATTGAAGATGGTTGGGAAGTGAACCTTATCGCGGATCTCAGAGAGGAAGAGCAGGACGAAGAAGACGGCGATCTAGAAGACGAGGATGACGATGAGCAAGCAAGCGACGACAATGGTACAGCAAATAGGAATGTCATTAGCGAGGAATCTGCAGCTTTGGCGCTTCGTCATTTGCGCGATTTTTCGGTTGCTCAGGGAAACGCTTATTTGCTAGATCTAGTATGCAAAAGTCAATCAGTTGTTGACAGGATTCTCGTTGCAAAGCGACTTAAAGCTAAGCAGACTAAGATTACTTCATTTTTCTT gCTGACGGATCACCAACTAGATGCCGGTGGCCTCCAAGTGAAAGCGAGAATGGTGTGGGTATGTATGAAAAAG TATCTTGAGAAGAAGCGGCATCACAAGGCAGCTTATAAGTCTGAAGTTGACGGTTATGCAGAAGAGGATAATCGGAGACCTAAAAAGTTTGATTTGGCTACACAACCCATCAATCCATCAAAATGA